The Nodosilinea sp. PGN35 DNA segment CCAGGCCGACATCATTGACGCGGCTAAGCAAGATCTGGGGCGGCCCGAGTTTGAGGGCTACATTGAAGTTGCTGCCATCAGCGAACTCGACTACACCATGGGGCACCTGCGCCGCTGGATCAAGCCCCGCAAAGCCTCACTGCCCCTGAGCCAGCGGCCCGGCTCAGCTTGGGTACAGCCCGAGCCCCTGGGGGTAATGCTGATCATCGGCCCATGGAACTACCCGTTTCAGCTGATGGTTTCGCCGCTGATGGGGGCGATCGCCGCAGGCAACTGCACCATACTCAAACCCTCGGAACTGGCTCCAGCCACCTCTGGGGTGTTGGCCCAATTGGTAAAAGACACCTTTGACCCCGCCCACGTGGCCGTCGTCGAAGGCGGCATTGACACGGCCCAGGCGCTGCTGGCCGAAAAATTTGACCATATTTTCTTTACCGGCGGCGAGCGGGTGGGCAAGATCGTCATGCAGGCAGCGGCCCAGCACCTCACTCCGGTCACGCTAGAGCTAGGCGGCAAAAGCCCCTGCATTGTCGATGCCGATGTCAACCTGGAGGTGGCGGCCCGGCGCATTGTCTGGGGCAAATTTCTCAACGCGGGGCAAACCTGTGTAGCCCCCGACTACCTGCTGGTCGATGAGCGCGTTAGGGACAGTTTGGTAGCAGCGCTGAGCCAGCGCATTCGGGCCTGCTACGGAGATAACCCCGCCACCAGCCCCGACCTCTCGCGGGTGGTCAACGATCGCCAGTTCGACCGCCTGGTGGGCCTGTTAGACCAAGGCAACATTCTGGTGGGGGGCCAGCACAGCCGAGGCGATCGCTACATCGCCCCCACCCTGATCGACGGCGTCGGCTGGGATGCGCCGATCATGCAGGAGGAGATCTTTGGCCCCATTCTGCCGATTTTGACCTACAGGGATCTGGGGGATGCGATCGCGGCGGTCAACCAGCGGCCCAAGCCCCTGGCGCTGTATCTGTTTACGCGCGATCGCCAGGTGCAGACCCAGGTGCTAGAGCAGACCACCGCTGGCTCAGTGTGCATCAACGACGTAATTTTGCAGATTGCCGTCTGGGACATGCCCTTTGGCGGAGTGGGCAGCAGCGGCATGGGCAGCTACCACGGCCAGCACAGCTTCGACACCTTTTCACACCTCAAGAGCGTGGTCAAAAAACCCTTCTGGCTCGATATTGACTGGCGCTACCCACCCTACGAGGGCAAACTCGATCGGTTTCGCAAGTTCGTGGGCCTGCCTAAAGACTAAATTTGCATAACAGAAATTCTGGGTTCTGAAGGCAACCTGCTATAGTCCCGTTCAACCTTTTTGTTGCCGGGCCAAACTGCTATGCCGACCCTTCTGATCAAAAACATTCACACCCTGGTCACGATGGATGACGAGCGGCGCGAGATTGCCTCGGGGGCGCTGTTTATTCGTAACCACGTCATTGAGCAGGTGGGCAGCACCGCCGAGCTGCCCGCTGAGGCCGATCGGGTGCTGGATTTGGGCGATCGCCACCTGGTTCTCCCCGGCCTGGTCAACACCCATCACCACTTTTTTCAAACTCTGACTCGGGTAGTGCCAGGGGCGCAAAACTCATCGCTGTTTGACTGGCTCAGCGCTCTTTATCCCCTATGGCAAAAGCTGACCCCCGAGGCGATCGCCCTCAGCGCCCAGGTGGCCGCCGCCGAGCTGATCTACTCGGGCTGCACCACCGCCAGCGATCACCTATACCTGTTTCCCAACGGCTGCACCCTGGACGATGAAATCGAGGCGGTGCGCCAAACCGGGCTGCGCTTCCACGCCAGCCGGGGCAGCATGAGCGTGGGCGAGAGCAAGGGCGGCCTGCCCCCCGACTCCATCGTCGAAGCCGAGGCCGACATTCTCAAAGACTCTCAGCGGCTGATCGAGCAGTACCACAACAACGATCCCTACGCCCTGACCCGCATCACCCTCGCCCCCTGCTCGCCCTTCAGCGTCTCCCCCGACCTGATGCGAGAATCTGCCGCCCTGGCCCGGTCCTACCCCGGCGTGCGCCTGCACACCCACCTGGCTGAGAATAACTCCGACGTCACCTACAGCCTCGACACCTTTGGCCTCACCCCCGGCGACTACGCCGCCTCGGTGGGCTGGCTGGGCGACGATGTCTGGCACGCCCACTGCGTCAAGCTCGACGACAGAGCCATCCACAGCTTTGGGCAGACCGGCACGGGCGTAGCCCACTGCCCCTGTAGCAACATGCGCCTGGCCAGCGGCATGGCTCCCATCCGCAAACTGCTGGATCACCATGTGCCCGTGGGGCTGGGGGTAGATGGCTCGGCCTCCAACGACGGCAGCCACCTGCTGGCCGAGGCCCGTCAGGCCTTGCTCATGGCCCGCGTGCGCGAAGAAAACCCCGCCGCCCTGACCGCCCGTGAGGCGTTAGAAATTGCCACGCGCGGCGGTGCCAAAGTGCTGGGCCGTACCGACATTGGCCACCTGGCCCCCGGCATGGCGGCGGATTTTGTCACGGTGAATCTCGATCGCCTCGCCCTATCTGGCACTGCCTACGACCCCGTCGCCGCGCTAATTTTTTGCACGATCGATCGCGTGGACTACAGCTTTATCCACGGTCGCGAGGTGTTGAATCCTGAAGGCTTGCTAACGCTGGATTTGCCAGTGGTGCTGGAGAAGCACGGGGCGATCGCACAATTCCTCGCCACCTAGACCGCCATCAGTTTCGCAGGGGTAGATCCCAGGGTTTTGCTCGGTGTTGCCAACAGCTATCGGCTAACCACAGAAAAACCCTGGGATCTGACTGTCTGCTCTAGCGCCCCTCAATCAGCAAAAATCCTCGCGTCTTGCCCGACACCGAATCTACGGTGTTGGTAGACTCCCACAGGGTTTCGGCCTGCACCCACACGGGCGGGTACTTGTAGCGCGACACATCCAAAATCAAAAATTGGTCGGTGTCGGCATCGTAGGCGGCGACGGGCGAAATGTGGCCACCGCTTTCCTGGCCGATCGCCCGACGCAGATAGTTGATCAGCACATAGCTATCGGGAGTTTCCAGATTGGCGCGAATCAGCTCCCGAAACTCCTCCAAACTCACATCGCTGCCGTGGTGGATCTCAGCCCGCACAGGATAGGTTTCGAGAATGCCCGCGAGTTCAGCTAGGGTGAGGCCCTGACGGGCGATCGCATCCCTAGCAATGATCGCCTCTGTTTGTTCGTTAAACACATTCTCCTGGGTGAAGTAGTTCCGCTCCCACTCCGGGGCCAGCGGAGCCGGCACCCCCAGCGCGTTGAGCACCATCACCGTGCTCGCTACCCCGCAAAAAGCCTGGTTGACCTGGGTGACAAAGTGGCTCGTCAGCGGCACAAAATCCGCCAGGGCTTCGCTGTCTCGCAGCAGCATTTGCCCCTCTGCCGAGGTCAGCGGAATCAAGTGGTCGGGTAGAGGCAACGTCTGGGATGCCAACGGTCTGGCAGCCACCGTCAGGCCCAGGGACGCGGCCAGCAGAAAAACTGTAAATTTGAGGCGTTTTATCATGACTGCCTTTGGTTCAGATTCGTCATCTGCTGGCTGAGCCACGCCGCCGCGCTGGTATTCGTGTCCTGAGCCAGCCTTTCCAGGGTTTCATTCAGCAGAGCAATGGGTAGCCCCGCCAGCGCCTGGGACGTTTCACCGGGCAAATATTCGCCATTTTCTTGCAGCAAAAAGGCAAACACCCGCTGCCCCCGCACATCGACCACCCAGTATTCAGGAATGCCCAGGGCGGCATAGAGGTGCTTTTTCTCATCGAGGTCGCTGGCCAGGGTGGTGTCAGAAATTTCGCCCACCAGGTCAGGCACTCGCGTTTGGTTCAAATCGATCCAGCGCGGCTCCCTCGGCTGCCACTGGGGATAGTCTGAACCAACATACAGGACGAGATCAGGAGCACTGGCTCTCACCTCAGCCCGCTCCAGTAAGCAGCGTCCTAAAGAGCTAAACACTTGGTCTGGATGCTGAATAGCCCAAAGAAAGAGCAAACTGGTGAACAAATCGCTGACTGCTGCGTGGCCAATTCCCTCTGCACCTATCGTGACCCACAGCCATCCTTCGTTAAAAGCTAATCTAATGCGTTCTGGGCTGGGGTCATCCCGCAGCGCCACATAGTCGGCCCAGGTCGCCCGCTGCCAACGGTTCTGAAGCCATGGGGAAGTAGGGGATTTTGCAAGAGGCATTGATGTCATGGGTTTAGCCCAGTCATTAAGTACCAATCTAAGTCATTGAATGTATGTCATTGGCAGATCGTTCTATCTCGACACTGAAGCACCTACAGGAGGCCGCGCAATCCCGCTAGGGGTAGGGGCTGATATTTCAGCGCAGGTCAGATACTCTTTGGATTCCCTACAATTATCAGGAGGAGAGCAACTGCGAGATAGCAGCCCTTTACGACAACCTCAGCCAGCTCCTGTAACCGTTCTCAACCCAGCTAGATCACTACTATGCCGACCCTCAACCAGCCCAGCACCGCCAAAACCCTTCGCAGCATTCAGCGATCCCAGGGTCGCCACTGGGTGGGCGACGGCTTCCCGGTGCGCACGCTGATGGCCTACAACGGGTTGGGCCAAACCATCAGCCCCTTTTTGCTGCTCGACTACGCCGGGCCAGCCGAGTTTCCGCCCACTACCGCGCGGCGCGGTGTGGGCGAACACCCCCACCGGGGCTTTGAGACCGTCACCATTGTCTACGACGGCGAGGTCGAGCACCGCGACTCCGCTGGCGGCGGCGGCATCATCGGCCCCGGCGATGTGCAGTGGATGACGGCGGCGGCGGGGCTGGTGCACGAAGAGTTCCACGGGCCGAATTTCGCTCAGACCGGCGGCCCCTTTGAGATGGTGCAGCTGTGGGTTAACCTGCCCGCCAAAGACAAAATGTCTGCCCCCCGCTACCAGGGGATCACCGCCGATCGCATCCCTGTAGTCCATCTGCCCCAGGGCCACCTGCGGGTGATCGCTGGAGAGTTCGAGGGGGCTGTAGGGCCAGCGGAGACCTTTACCCCCATCAATATGTGGGATCTGCGACTGAGCGGCGGTCAGCAGGTGATGCTGGAACTGCCCGAGGGCCATACTACCCTGCTGGTGGTGCTGAAGGGCTCGGTGCGCGTCGGCGGATCGGAACCCGTTTCTGAGGCCGAGATCGGCATCTGCGACCTGTCTGGCACCACCCTCACCCTCGACCCTCTACAAGATACCAAGGCTCTGCTGCTCTCGGGCGCACCGATCGACGAGCCCATCGTTGGCCACGGCCCCTTTGTGATGAACACCACCGAGGAGATCTACCAG contains these protein-coding regions:
- a CDS encoding aldehyde dehydrogenase; this encodes MTTLAAPAPVADLLRRQRAYWASGATRSLDFRLERLKALRAAIVKYQADIIDAAKQDLGRPEFEGYIEVAAISELDYTMGHLRRWIKPRKASLPLSQRPGSAWVQPEPLGVMLIIGPWNYPFQLMVSPLMGAIAAGNCTILKPSELAPATSGVLAQLVKDTFDPAHVAVVEGGIDTAQALLAEKFDHIFFTGGERVGKIVMQAAAQHLTPVTLELGGKSPCIVDADVNLEVAARRIVWGKFLNAGQTCVAPDYLLVDERVRDSLVAALSQRIRACYGDNPATSPDLSRVVNDRQFDRLVGLLDQGNILVGGQHSRGDRYIAPTLIDGVGWDAPIMQEEIFGPILPILTYRDLGDAIAAVNQRPKPLALYLFTRDRQVQTQVLEQTTAGSVCINDVILQIAVWDMPFGGVGSSGMGSYHGQHSFDTFSHLKSVVKKPFWLDIDWRYPPYEGKLDRFRKFVGLPKD
- a CDS encoding Uma2 family endonuclease; amino-acid sequence: MTSMPLAKSPTSPWLQNRWQRATWADYVALRDDPSPERIRLAFNEGWLWVTIGAEGIGHAAVSDLFTSLLFLWAIQHPDQVFSSLGRCLLERAEVRASAPDLVLYVGSDYPQWQPREPRWIDLNQTRVPDLVGEISDTTLASDLDEKKHLYAALGIPEYWVVDVRGQRVFAFLLQENGEYLPGETSQALAGLPIALLNETLERLAQDTNTSAAAWLSQQMTNLNQRQS
- a CDS encoding pirin family protein, translated to MPTLNQPSTAKTLRSIQRSQGRHWVGDGFPVRTLMAYNGLGQTISPFLLLDYAGPAEFPPTTARRGVGEHPHRGFETVTIVYDGEVEHRDSAGGGGIIGPGDVQWMTAAAGLVHEEFHGPNFAQTGGPFEMVQLWVNLPAKDKMSAPRYQGITADRIPVVHLPQGHLRVIAGEFEGAVGPAETFTPINMWDLRLSGGQQVMLELPEGHTTLLVVLKGSVRVGGSEPVSEAEIGICDLSGTTLTLDPLQDTKALLLSGAPIDEPIVGHGPFVMNTTEEIYQAMTDYQSGKMGALAPQ
- a CDS encoding 8-oxoguanine deaminase; protein product: MPTLLIKNIHTLVTMDDERREIASGALFIRNHVIEQVGSTAELPAEADRVLDLGDRHLVLPGLVNTHHHFFQTLTRVVPGAQNSSLFDWLSALYPLWQKLTPEAIALSAQVAAAELIYSGCTTASDHLYLFPNGCTLDDEIEAVRQTGLRFHASRGSMSVGESKGGLPPDSIVEAEADILKDSQRLIEQYHNNDPYALTRITLAPCSPFSVSPDLMRESAALARSYPGVRLHTHLAENNSDVTYSLDTFGLTPGDYAASVGWLGDDVWHAHCVKLDDRAIHSFGQTGTGVAHCPCSNMRLASGMAPIRKLLDHHVPVGLGVDGSASNDGSHLLAEARQALLMARVREENPAALTAREALEIATRGGAKVLGRTDIGHLAPGMAADFVTVNLDRLALSGTAYDPVAALIFCTIDRVDYSFIHGREVLNPEGLLTLDLPVVLEKHGAIAQFLAT
- a CDS encoding phytochelatin synthase family protein, with product MIKRLKFTVFLLAASLGLTVAARPLASQTLPLPDHLIPLTSAEGQMLLRDSEALADFVPLTSHFVTQVNQAFCGVASTVMVLNALGVPAPLAPEWERNYFTQENVFNEQTEAIIARDAIARQGLTLAELAGILETYPVRAEIHHGSDVSLEEFRELIRANLETPDSYVLINYLRRAIGQESGGHISPVAAYDADTDQFLILDVSRYKYPPVWVQAETLWESTNTVDSVSGKTRGFLLIEGR